One genomic region from Rosa rugosa chromosome 1, drRosRugo1.1, whole genome shotgun sequence encodes:
- the LOC133728851 gene encoding uncharacterized protein LOC133728851: MEDRSWMHADKRSLAYELGVGSFLKFALENAKNPNNVACPCSKCGNMDFFPISVIKTHLYYNGVDETYKVWKWHGEKEDTSSGSSEDSASGSIESESVDENVGVDCTMDRSDDDNEFSSECNDFKEFVEDANKPLYPGCVRFTKLSVLVKLYNLKAKHGMSDAAYSDWLIAFGEHLPEGNEIPTSVYEAKKTLGALGMDYRKIHACPNDCILYRKQYTDNINCPTCGVSRWKVGKNSKEREGVPAKVLWYFPPIPRFKRMFQSTKTASSLTWHATDRPKDGLMRHPADALTWKSVDEK; the protein is encoded by the coding sequence ATGGAAGATAGGTCTTGGATGCATGCGGATAAAAGATCTTTAGCTTATGAGTTAGGGGTGGGAAGTTTCTTGAAGTTTGCTTTAGAAAATGCGAAAAATCCTAACAATGTCGCTTGTCCATGTTCAAAATGTGGGAATATGGATTTCTTTCCCATCTCTGTTATTAAGACTCATCTGTATTATAATGGGGTTGATGAAACTTATAAGGTGTGGAAGTGGCATGGGGAGAAAGAAGATACGTCTTCGGGTAGTAGTGAAGATTCAGCCTCAGGTTCGATTGAATCTGAATCAGTGGATGAGAATGTTGGGGTAGATTGTACAATGGATAGGTCTGATGATGACAATGAGTTTTCATCAGAGTGCAATGATTTTAAAGAGTTTGTTGAGGATGCAAATAAGCCATTGTACCCTGGCTGTGTACGATTCACAAAGTTGAGTGTGCTGGTGAAGTTGTATAATTTAAAAGCTAAACATGGAATGAGCGATGCAGCTTATTCCGATTGGCTGATTGCTTTCGGTGAGCATCTTCCCGAAGGTAATGAAATTCCTACATCTGTGTACGAGGCCAAGAAGACTTTGGGGGCACTAGGGATGGATTATAGGAAGATACATGCATGTCCTAATGACTGCATTTTGTATAGAAAACAGTACACAGATAATATCAATTGTCCTACTTGTGGTGTCTCTAGGTGGAAAGTTGGAAAAAATTCGAAGGAGAGAGAGGGTGTACCCGCTAAGGTACTCTGGTATTTTCCACCAATTCCTAGGTTTAAGAGAATGTTTCAATCTACAAAAACAGCTAGTAGTTTGACTTGGCATGCCACTGATAGACCGAAAGATGGGTTAATGCGTCACCCGGCAGATGCGTTGACCTGGAAATCAGTTGATGAGAAGTGA
- the LOC133725038 gene encoding uncharacterized protein LOC133725038: MSRRQTEASKRPREESSSGPVRKIHSERNVDLVRATSYPPLVTLRAYISSRGLTNLASKNDAFDESCVRDFYRGFPPAKPTIKEVVVKIRKKQITLSPAFIQDFLDLPHISEDEIEKFEDKYNALTLPYLAEHVLESKDAYKSRVGQKVHQGDFPQPYRTFWQFVRRNISPHTQKSEIPTVGGNILVLMVANEIPISFALIIYEAIISCAYGSPRSQLVFPCLISRICKTKRFHKCHVTISGSRLILH; the protein is encoded by the coding sequence ATGTCAAGACGTCAAACCGAAGCGAGCAAGAGGCCTAGGGAAGAATCCTCCTCCGGCCCCGTGAGGAAGATTCATTCTGAACGGAATGTTGACTTGGTTAGAGCCACCTCCTATCCTCCTCTTGTCACTCTTAGGGCTTATATTTCATCTAGAGGGTTGACCAACTTAGCTTCCAAAAATGATGCATTTGATGAAAGTTGTGTTAGAGACTTCTATAGGGGTTTTCCTCCGGCTAAGCCTACTATTAAGGAAGTTGTGGTTAAGATTCGAAAGAAGCAAATCACACTCAGTCCGGCATTCATCCAAGATTTTCTTGATTTGCCACATATTTCGGAGGATGAAATAGAAAAATTTGAGGACAAATACAATGCGTTAACACTACCTTATCTTGCGGAGCATGTGCTAGAGAGTAAAGATGCATATAAGAGTAGAGTTGGCCAAAAAGTTCATCAAGGTGATTTTCCTCAACCTTATCGAACCTTTTGGCAATTTGTTAGGAGAAATATTAGTCCTCACACCCAAAAGTCCGAGATCCCTACGGTTGGTGGCAACATTCTTGTTCTTATGGTAGCGAATGAGATTCCTATCTCATTTGCCCTTATTATCTATGAGGCCATCATTTCGTGTGCTTATGGTTCGCCTAGGAGCCAATTAGTCTTTCCTTGTCTCATCTCACGCATTTGTAAGACCAAAAGGTTCCACAAATGTCACGTGACGATAAGTGGCTCAAGGCTTATTCTCCATTAG
- the LOC133738412 gene encoding uncharacterized protein LOC133738412, which translates to MDPLKRRLGGNGEWKDIVDTAISMFRGDRNKKGRGSIQWKNMAGIPSQPNDKQCGYFVMRYMRDIIYDTNLGFADKWGRRANHVYCQVEIDEVRNELASYVVKNILKL; encoded by the exons ATGGATCCATTAAAAAGACGCCTTGGGGGTAACGGAGAATGGAAAGATATTGTTGACAC TGCCATATCAATGTTTAGAGGGGACCGCAACAAGAAAGGACGGGGTTCTATTCAATGGAAGAACATGGCA GGTATTCCATCACAGCCAAACGACAAACAGTGCGGCTATTTTGTGATGAGATATATGAGGGACATCATATATGATACAAACTTGGGTTTTGCAGATAAG TGGGGTAGGAGAGCCAACCATGTTTATTGTCAAGTGGAAATTGATGAAGTGCGTAATGAGCTCGCAAGTTATGTGGTGAAGAACATCCTCAAGTTGTAG